The following coding sequences are from one Cygnus atratus isolate AKBS03 ecotype Queensland, Australia chromosome 15, CAtr_DNAZoo_HiC_assembly, whole genome shotgun sequence window:
- the LOC118249357 gene encoding cytochrome P450 2W1 yields the protein MAAFMPIFICGLCLLLLLTALYVLQGFKQSALKLPPGPFPLPVIGNLHLLDIRRQDKSLMKISEKYGPVFTVHLGFRKAVVLTGYEAVKDALLNTADVFADRPVIPIFHHIQHGNGVFFSSQELWRKTRRFTMAAMRDLGMGKHLAEERILEELQFLIGLIKSFKGGPFRLRCLNTAPTNITFAILFGRRFDYEDPTFVTLLRLIDEVMLLLGSPFLHLFNFYPFLGFLFKPHKIILKKIEEVCVILKKHIKESKKNINGNNLTSYIDALVFKQKEKNKDTPFHDENVLASALDLLMAGTETTSTTLQWAVLLMMKYPEIQKKVHAEIERVLGPGCLPTFEDRKKMPFTTAVIHEVQRFVTLLPHVPRCTSTDTHFKGYFIPKGTTVIPLLTSVLLDKTQWETPDEFNPNHFLDSEGNFVKKKAFLPFSTGRRNCIGESLATVELFVFFTGLIQKFTFKPPPGVKESELDTTAEAGFTMRPHPQCACAVLRP from the exons ATGGCTGCCTTCATGCCCATCTTCATCTGTGGGCTGTGCTTGTTGCTTTTATTAACTGCACTCTATGTTTTACAAGGTTTTAAGCAATCAGCTTTAAAATTGCCTCCCGGTCCATTTCCTCTTCCAGTCATTGGCAACCTGCACTTGCTGGACATCAGAAGGCAAGACAAGTCCCTAATGAAG ATTTCAGAGAAATACGGGCCAGTGTTCACTGTTCACTTGGGGTTTCGGAAGGCGGTGGTGCTGACTGGCTACGAGGCAGTGAAAGACGCCCTGCTGAACACGGCGGATGTGTTTGCAGACAGACCCGTTATTCCGATCTTCCATCACATCCAACATGGAAATG GTGtgttcttctcttctcaagaGCTCTGGAGGAAGACACGGCGGTTCACCATGGCAGCCATGCGGGACCTTGGCATGGGGAAGCATCTGGCAGAAGAAAGGATCCTTGAGGAGCTTCAATTTCTCATCGGACTGATCAAATCCTTCAAAG GTGGACCTTTCCGACTTCGGTGTTTGAATACAGCCCCCACCAACATCACCTTTGCTATACTCTTTGGGAGAAGGTTTGATTATGAAGACCCAACGTTTGTCACTCTGCTAAGACTCATAGATGAAGTTATGCTCCTTCTTGGGTCTCCGTTCTTGCAT ctatttaATTTCTACCCATTCCTTGGATTTCTCTTCAAACCTCACAAgattatactgaaaaaaatagaagaggtGTGTGTGATCTTAAAGAAACACATCAAGGAGagcaaaaaaaacattaatggaAACAACCTGACAAGCTATATTGATGCACTGGTATTCaaacaaaag gagaaaaataaagatactcCTTTTCATGATGAAAATGTGTTGGCCTCTGCACTTGACCTGCTCATGGCTGGCACTGAAACAACATCCACAACATTGCAATGGGCTGTTCTGCTAATGATGAAGTACCCTGAGATTCAAA AAAAGGTGCACGCAGAGATTGAGCGAGTCCTTGGCCCTGGCTGCTTGCCTACCTTTGAGGACCGGAAAAAAATGCCCTTCACCACCGCGGTCATTCACGAAGTGCAGAGATTTGTCACCCTCCTGCCACACGTTCCCCGGTGCACCTCCACTGACACACATTTTAAAGGCTACTTCATACCCAAG GGAACTACAGTGATTCCTCTGCtcacctctgtgctgctggataAAACACAGTGGGAGACTCCAGATGAattcaacccaaaccatttccTTGATTCAGAAGGTAACTTCGTAAAGAAGAAAGCATTCCTGCCCTTCTCCACAG GGCGGAGAAACTGCATTGGAGAAAGCCTTGCCACGGTGGAGCTCTTCGTCTTCTTCACTGGCTTGATCCAGAAATTTACTTTTAAGCCTCCACCTGGGGTCAAAGAATCAGAGCTGGACACAACTGCAGAGGCTGGATTCACCATGAGACCCCATCCACAGTGTGCCTGCGCTGTGCTACGCCCATAA